CAATCGCTCGTCAGAAGATTGGATCTCCTACGCTTTCGACGCCGATCTGCGTTTATTGACGATGATCGCCAATCTGATCGGCCAAACGGTGAAGCTGCACCGCATGTTTTCGGCCGACCGGCAGCGGCTGCTGAACGAATGCAGCACGCTGGAGAAGGCGCTGGTCTCCTGCCTGCCGAAGGAGATTCGTGGAGAGCGGCCCGACGTCGCAGGCATCATCGGCGAGAGCCCGGCGATCTTGGAAGTGCTCGACACCATCGCCATCGTCGCGAAGTCCAATTCGACCGTGCTGCTGCGCGGCGAGAGCGGCACAGGCAAGGAGCTTTTTGCTCGCGCGGTGCACGACCTGTCGCGCCGCAGCGCCAAGCCCTTCGTCAAGCTGAACTGCGCCGCGCTGCCGGAAAGCGTTCTTGAATCGGAGCTGTTCGGTCATGAACGCGGCGCTTTCACGGGCGCCGTCGCGCAGCGTGCGGGGCGCTTCGAACTGGCCAATGGCGGCACGCTGCTGCTCGATGAAATCGGCGAAATATCGCCCGCCTTCCAGGCGAAGCTGCTGCGTGTGCTGCAGGAAGGCGAATTCGAGCGGGTTGGCGGGTCCAAGACCTTGAAAGTCAACGTTCGTTTCGTTTTCGCCACCAACAAAAATCTCGAAGAGGCGGTTGAGAAGGGCGAGTTCCGCGCCGACCTCTATTACCGCATCAGCGTTGTGCCGGTGTTTCTCCCGCCGTTGCGCGAGCGGCCTGGCGACGTTTCGCTGTTGGCGCAGAATTTCATTGAGACGTTCAACAGCGAAAACGATCAAAAGCACGAACTCTCGGCGAGCGCCATTGAGACGCTGCAACGCTGCTACTTCCCGGGCAACGTGCGCGAACTGGAAAATTGCGTGCGCCGCACGGCGACTTTGGCGCGCGACGAAACCATCGTCGATCATGACTTCGCCTGCGCGTCCGGCAAATGTCTCTCGGCCTTGCTATGGACCAGCAGCGCCAGCGGCGCCTATCCGCATGCGCATCCCGAACCGGCCGGCATGCGCGCCCCCGCTCCGCCCGAAGAGATGGCGACGGCGAGCCGCGGCGCAGCTGCGTCGGTTCCGACCTTCGTCAAGGAGAACTCGTCGCCGCTGGACGCCGCCGGGGCGGGGGAGAGCGACGGTTTCGCATCCTCCCGCAAGATGATCGACCGCGAGCGCCTCATCGAAGGCATGGAGAAGGCCGCCTGGGTCCAGGCCAAGGCTGCGCGACTGCTCGGCCTGTCGCTGCGCCAGGTCAATTATGCGCTGAAGAAATACAACATCGAAATAAAGCGCATCTGACCGCATCCGGCGATTGTCGCTTTTAGAACATTTGTTCAGTTCGTGCAGCCAAGCGGGCCGTATCGTTTCACCCGAAGGGGGTGAGCGAACGCGCCTGGAGGCGGACGGACTAAACCGGGCGGACGGTCCAAACCGACCCTGGCCCGCGCGTTTACAGGCGACATGCGATCATCGGCTTTCGTTCCGCGGCTTGCCGTTGGCGGCAAACAGGCGTGGTATGCGGCTGGCATGCGATTTGAAAGGAGGGGACAAGCTTGCAGTGAATCCATGAGGAATCGCGACATGGCGTACAAAATCATCGCCTCACAATGCACAGTGTGCGGCGCTTGCGAATTCGAATGTCCGAATGCGGCGATCCGCCTCAAGAACGACATGTACATCATCGACCCGAAGAAATGCACCGAGTGCGAGGGGCACTTCGATAAGCCGCAGTGTGCGGTCGTGTGCCCTGTCGAAAACACATGCGTGCCGGCCTAGCGCTATAAGTGCGGCCGAGCGGGGCGATGCAACGCATGGATCGCATGGACGCTGTCGACTGGCTTGGAAACTTCCTATCCTGCCGCGATTGTCCGCATGGGGAGATTCGCGAGAAAGGCCTTTGCGATCTCGGCCAGGTTTGCGTGCGCGACCGAAGGGCCCGCCGCATAGACAGGTTCTTCGCCGCGAGTCCGCAAGAATCTGCGAAATATCTCGATCATCCCTATTTTGAACTGCGCGTCGGCGCGGTCAAATATGCGAGCGTCTTTCAGTTGCGCGCGCTGATCGATGACGAGGAGCCGGACGTCAGAGCCATGGTGGCGCAACGTCTGCCGTTGCGTCTCGCTGAAAAATTGATCGGCGACTCCGACCGCAAAGTGCGCATGGCGATGGCCCAGCGAGTCGAGGGCGCAGGTCTCGTGAAGCTGCTTTTCGACGAAGACAGCGGCGTGCGCCTGATCGCCGCGCGTCGCGCGCCGCCCGATATCCTCGCCGGCGCGACCAACGATGACGACTCGCAGGTGCGATGCGAAGCGGCGCGCCGGGTCGCCCTCGACAAGCTTCCGGCCATGGCGCGCGATCCCGAACCCCGCGTGCGCATGATTATTGCAGAGCGGTTGGCGCCGGCGCAATTGGGACTGCTCGTCGCCGACGAAGATTTACGAGTCCGCTTCCTGGTGGCGGAGCGATGCGGGACGGAATTGCTGGCGCGTCTGCGCGACGATCCTGATCCGGAAGTGAGGCGCCTCGTCCAGGCGCGCCTGGACGAAGCGCAACAGTGAACGGAGAGCGAAATGGCGGCGGTGCAAGAGACAGTTGAACAGGTTCGTCGTGTCGGCGCTGATCAATATAAATATGGTTTCGTCACCGACATCGAATCCGACCTCGCTCCAAAAGGCCTGTCCGAAGAGATCGTCCGCTTCATTTCTGCGAAGAAGGGCGAGCCCGAATGGATGCTCGAATGGCGGCTGGAGGCCTATCGCCGCTGGCTGACGATGACCGAGCCGAAATGGGCGCGCGTCGATTACCCGGCGATCGACTATCAGGATCTCTATTATTACGCCGCGCCGAAATCGAAAGCCGGTCCGAAATCACTCGACGAAGTCGACCCGGAGCTGCTGCGCACATACGAAAAACTCGGCATTCCGCTGCATGAGCGCGAAATTCTTGCCGGCGTCGAACGGCCGGAGGGCGAAGAGCGCCCGCGCGTCGCGGTCGATGCGGTATTCGACTCGGTCTCCGTCGCAACGACGTTCAAAGAGGAGCTGAAGAAGTCGGGGGTGATTTTCTGCCCAATCTCCGAGGCGCTGCGCGAGCATCCCGAACTGGTGCGCAAATATCTCGGGACCGTGGTGCCGACCTCCGACAACTACTTTGCGACGCTGAACAGCGCGGTGTTTTCGGACGGCTCTTTCGTCTACATCCCGCCGGGCGTGCGCTGCCCGATGGAATTGTCGACCTATTTCCGGATCAACGAAAAAAACACCGGGCAGTTCGAGCGGACGCTCATCATCGCCGACAAAGGGTCCTACGTCAGCTATCTCGAAGGCTGCACCGCGCCCAAGCGCGACGAGAATCAGTTGCACGCGGCGGTGGTCGAACTCGTGACGCTCGACGACGCCGAAATCAAATATTCGACCGTGCAAAACTGGTATCCGGGCGACGAGAACGGCAAGGGCGGAATCTATAATTTCGTCACAAAGCGCGGCGATTGCCGCGGCGCCAATTCGAAGATCAGCTGGACTCAGGTCGAGACCGGCTCGGCGATCACCTGGAAATATCCCAGCTGCGTGTTGCGCGGCGATAATTCGCGCGGCGAATTCTACTCGATCGCGATCTCCAACGGTCGCCAGCAGGTCGACTCCGGCACCAAGATGATCCATCTCGGCAAGGGCACGTCCAGCCGCATCATCTCGAAGGGCATTTCCGCCGGCCGCTCGTCGAACGCCTATCGGGGGCTCGTCTCGGCGCATCGCAAGGCGGAGGGCGCCCGTAATTTCACGAATTGCGACTCGCTGCTCATCGGCGACGCCTGCAGCGCGCACACAATCCCCTATATCGAAGCGAAGAACCCGTCCTGCGTGTTCGAACACGAGGCGACGACTTCAAAGATCTCGGAGGACGTCTTGTTCTACTGCATGCAGCGCGGCCTATCGCAGGAAGATGCGACCGCGCTGGTGGTCAATGGGTTCGTGCGCGACGTGTTGCAGCAACTGCCGATGGAATTCGCGGTCGAAGCGCAAAAGCTGATCTCGGTCAGTCTCGAAGGCAGCGTCGGCTGACGCCTCTATAGAGTGGGAGTGGTGGAATGACGGCGCTACTGGAAATTCGCGACCTCAAGGCCGAGATTGCCGGCAAGCAGATCCTGAATGGCTATGACCTCACCGTGAAGGCGGGCGAGGTGCATGCGATCATGGGGCCAAATGGCTCGGGTAAATCGACGCTGTCCTATGTGCTCTCCGGCCGGCCCGGCTATAAAATCACTGAGGGACAGGCGCTGCTTGCCGGCGCCGATCTGTCGCAGATGAGCGTCGACGAACGCGCCGCGGCGGGGCTGTTCCTCGCCTTTCAATATCCGCTGGAGGTGCCGGGCGTCGCAACGATGACCTTTCTGCGCGCCGCGCTCAACGCGCAGCGCAAGAAGCGCGGCGAGGAGGAAATGTCTTCGCCCGATTTGATCAAGCGCGTCAAGGAGCTCGCCAAGATCCTCGATATGGACATGGAGATGCTGCGGCGTCCGGTGAATGTCGGATTCTCGGGCGGTGAGAAGAAGCGCGCCGAGACGCTGCAGATGATGCTGCTTGAACCCAAGCTGTGCATCCTCGACGAGACCGACTCGGGACTCGACATCGACGCGCTGAAAGTCGTGTCCAACGGCGTCAATCAATTGCGCTCGAAGGACCGCGGCATCGTTGTGATCACCCATTATCAGCGGCTGCTCGATTACATCACGCCGGACGTCGTTCATGTGCAGTCGGCCGGCCGCATCGTGCGGACCGGCGGGAAGGAGCTTGCTCTGGAACTCGAGGAAACGGGCTACGCGCGCTACCAAAGCGAGGCGGCATAAGTCATGGGCAACGCACCTACCACTCCCGCGCGCAAACTCACCGACGCCGAGGCTCGGCTGGCGGAAATCTTCGCCATGCAGCAAAGCGCGAGCGCGCCGCAACTTGCGAAGCTGCGCACCGCCGCCTTCGACGCCTTTGCCAAGACCGGCCTTCCCAACCGCCGCGACGAGGCATGGAAATACACGGATTTGCGCGCCCTGCTGCGCGACGTGAAGCCCCTGGCCGCGCCGCCGGAAGATAGCGCGAAGCAAAGCGCGCGGAATGCGGCGGTTCTTGAGGGCGTCGCGTCGCGTCGCGTCGTGTTCGTCGGCGGCTATTTTGTTCCGGAGCTTTCCGATCTTGGCGATTTGGAAGCAGGGCTGAGCGTGATGTCGCTGTCGGAGGCCTTAGCCAAGGGCGACGCCGCGACGACCGCGCGGATCGGGAATGTGGGAGAGGTCGACGATCCGGCCTTTGCGCTCAACACCGCTTTCATGGGCGAAGGCGTCGTCGTTCGTGTTGGCGACGGCGTATGCGTGGACAGGCCGATACATTTGGTTTTCGTGGCGGGCGCGCAGCCGGCGACCTATTTCCTGCGCTCGCTTGTCATCGTTGAAAAAGGCGCGCGGGCGACTCTGATCGAGAGCTTTGAGGGCGAAACGGCGCAGGAATACCATGTGAACGCCGCGACCGAAGTTGTGCTGGAAGAGGGCGCGTCCCTCGAGCGACTCAAGATCAGTCGCGAAGGCGCCGCCGCGATGCATGTCTCGACATTCGTCGCCTCGCTCGCCGCCGATGCCCAGCTGAGCGATTTCGGATTCAATCTCGGCGGAGCCGTGTTGCGCAACCAGTCCTTCATCAACATTAACGGGCAGGGCGCCCATGCCGGCCTGCGCGGGGCCAACATATTGAAGGGCAAGGAGCACGCCGACGCGACCTTGTTCCTCGATCATGCGGCGGAACGTTCGGAAAGCAAGGCGCTGTTCAAATCCGTCCTGGACGACTCGTCGCAGGCGGTGTTTCAGGGGAAGATCCTGGTTCGGCCCGGCGCGCAAAAAACCGATGCGCGCATGATGGCCCGCACGCTGTTGTTGTCCGAAGGGGCGCAGGCCTACTGTAAGCCTGAGTTGGAAATCTTTGCTGACGACGTGCAATGCGCGCATGGTTCGACCGTCGGCGCGTTGGACGAGAATTTGATTTTCTACCTGATGGCGCGCGGGATTCCCCAAGCGGAAGCCCAATCGCTGCTGACGGAAGCCTTCGTCGGGGAAGTGATCGACGTCGTGGCGAATCGCAGCCTTCGAGAGGCTCTCACCGACCTCGTTTCCGAGCGGCTTAGAACGCGATAAAGATTCCCAAACCTGTGAGCGACGCATCATATGACGTCGCGCGGTTGCGTCGTGACGTTTCGATTTGGATGTAAATCCACGGTAGCCGCGCGTCGATCTGGACAACGCGGCGTAAATACCTCGACATGGATAATGCGGCAGACGCTCGTCTAGCGGATGAGCCGCCCTGCGTCGCCGAACACTGTCGACGATGTTGAATCTGTAACAAGTGTCGTCATACGGATTGTAGGGACGTGTTTGAATATTTACATTGTTGGATCGCGATACAGCATTGAAATATAATGCAAAAGGTTAGTTCAGTCGCTGGCATGGTTGTTGCGATCCCTCCGACAAACTGATGCATCGCTCCGTCTCAGCCGAGAGTCGGCACAGACGACTTTGCAGCGACAGAAGGAAGCAAAGCCATGACGTCTCTGGATGTTGGAACGGCGGAGGCAGCTGAAGGGGTGAACGGGGCGGTCGCCATGGGCGACGTGATGCAGAAGATCGCCGAGCACAAGGGGTGCGGCACGTCGGGCGGCAGCGGCAAGGCGAGCTGCGGTTCGGGCGCCGGTGAGGGCGACCT
Above is a genomic segment from Methylocystis rosea containing:
- a CDS encoding 4Fe-4S binding protein; the protein is MAYKIIASQCTVCGACEFECPNAAIRLKNDMYIIDPKKCTECEGHFDKPQCAVVCPVENTCVPA
- the nifA gene encoding nif-specific transcriptional activator NifA, coding for MDDVATSRSTLTGGMAAKPPRARPPSADTALLGIYEISKILTAPARLEQTLGNVVAVLSSFLDMKLGMITILDQHGNPEIVATSGWTSRDGSKPIDTLPAKVIDRLVATAMPVIVEDVSRDALFATAAETITRAVGAKVSFLAVAIKSDSRVVGTLSINRSSEDWISYAFDADLRLLTMIANLIGQTVKLHRMFSADRQRLLNECSTLEKALVSCLPKEIRGERPDVAGIIGESPAILEVLDTIAIVAKSNSTVLLRGESGTGKELFARAVHDLSRRSAKPFVKLNCAALPESVLESELFGHERGAFTGAVAQRAGRFELANGGTLLLDEIGEISPAFQAKLLRVLQEGEFERVGGSKTLKVNVRFVFATNKNLEEAVEKGEFRADLYYRISVVPVFLPPLRERPGDVSLLAQNFIETFNSENDQKHELSASAIETLQRCYFPGNVRELENCVRRTATLARDETIVDHDFACASGKCLSALLWTSSASGAYPHAHPEPAGMRAPAPPEEMATASRGAAASVPTFVKENSSPLDAAGAGESDGFASSRKMIDRERLIEGMEKAAWVQAKAARLLGLSLRQVNYALKKYNIEIKRI
- the sufB gene encoding Fe-S cluster assembly protein SufB; amino-acid sequence: MAAVQETVEQVRRVGADQYKYGFVTDIESDLAPKGLSEEIVRFISAKKGEPEWMLEWRLEAYRRWLTMTEPKWARVDYPAIDYQDLYYYAAPKSKAGPKSLDEVDPELLRTYEKLGIPLHEREILAGVERPEGEERPRVAVDAVFDSVSVATTFKEELKKSGVIFCPISEALREHPELVRKYLGTVVPTSDNYFATLNSAVFSDGSFVYIPPGVRCPMELSTYFRINEKNTGQFERTLIIADKGSYVSYLEGCTAPKRDENQLHAAVVELVTLDDAEIKYSTVQNWYPGDENGKGGIYNFVTKRGDCRGANSKISWTQVETGSAITWKYPSCVLRGDNSRGEFYSIAISNGRQQVDSGTKMIHLGKGTSSRIISKGISAGRSSNAYRGLVSAHRKAEGARNFTNCDSLLIGDACSAHTIPYIEAKNPSCVFEHEATTSKISEDVLFYCMQRGLSQEDATALVVNGFVRDVLQQLPMEFAVEAQKLISVSLEGSVG
- a CDS encoding 4Fe4S-binding leucine-rich repeat protein; the encoded protein is MDAVDWLGNFLSCRDCPHGEIREKGLCDLGQVCVRDRRARRIDRFFAASPQESAKYLDHPYFELRVGAVKYASVFQLRALIDDEEPDVRAMVAQRLPLRLAEKLIGDSDRKVRMAMAQRVEGAGLVKLLFDEDSGVRLIAARRAPPDILAGATNDDDSQVRCEAARRVALDKLPAMARDPEPRVRMIIAERLAPAQLGLLVADEDLRVRFLVAERCGTELLARLRDDPDPEVRRLVQARLDEAQQ
- the sufC gene encoding Fe-S cluster assembly ATPase SufC yields the protein MTALLEIRDLKAEIAGKQILNGYDLTVKAGEVHAIMGPNGSGKSTLSYVLSGRPGYKITEGQALLAGADLSQMSVDERAAAGLFLAFQYPLEVPGVATMTFLRAALNAQRKKRGEEEMSSPDLIKRVKELAKILDMDMEMLRRPVNVGFSGGEKKRAETLQMMLLEPKLCILDETDSGLDIDALKVVSNGVNQLRSKDRGIVVITHYQRLLDYITPDVVHVQSAGRIVRTGGKELALELEETGYARYQSEAA
- the sufD gene encoding Fe-S cluster assembly protein SufD gives rise to the protein MGNAPTTPARKLTDAEARLAEIFAMQQSASAPQLAKLRTAAFDAFAKTGLPNRRDEAWKYTDLRALLRDVKPLAAPPEDSAKQSARNAAVLEGVASRRVVFVGGYFVPELSDLGDLEAGLSVMSLSEALAKGDAATTARIGNVGEVDDPAFALNTAFMGEGVVVRVGDGVCVDRPIHLVFVAGAQPATYFLRSLVIVEKGARATLIESFEGETAQEYHVNAATEVVLEEGASLERLKISREGAAAMHVSTFVASLAADAQLSDFGFNLGGAVLRNQSFININGQGAHAGLRGANILKGKEHADATLFLDHAAERSESKALFKSVLDDSSQAVFQGKILVRPGAQKTDARMMARTLLLSEGAQAYCKPELEIFADDVQCAHGSTVGALDENLIFYLMARGIPQAEAQSLLTEAFVGEVIDVVANRSLREALTDLVSERLRTR